The sequence below is a genomic window from Methylocystis sp. IM3.
GCCGCAGACTCGCGCGAGCCACAATTCGCCCCCATGCAGCGCACCCATGATGGCGGCGGCCGTCAGGGCGACGGCGGCGGCGTCGCCGCCGAATTGCAGTGCGGCGTAAGCGCCGAGAACGATGGCGACGAAGCTGCCGTTCATGAATTCGGGCGCGTAATGGGCGGGGAAGGTCACGCGCCGCAGCCGAGCCCAGCGGACGTGGCGCGAATAGACCTCCTGTGCGGTGCGCTTGCCGAGCGGCTGCTCGAAGGGCATGTCGACGAGCCTGACCTTCATGTTCTGGGCGCGGATCACCTTGGTCGAGGCCGCGTCCTCCGCGATCTCGGCGCCGAGCGCGCGAATGCCGCCCGCGCGATCGAGAACCTCGCGCCGCCACATCATGTTCTTGCCCTGCGCGAAGCCGGCGCCGATCGCTTCCGCGCCATATTGCCAGCGTGCCTGGAACGTATTCAGGATCGCGCATTCGACCATGGCCCAGAAGCCCTGGGGGCGAGAGCCGATCGGCATCGACACGGTCATCGCCGTGTCGGGCTCGAAGGCTGCAAGCATGGTCTGCACATAATCGCTCGGGGGAAGGGCGTTCGAGTCCGCCAGAATGATGTAGTCGTACTGCGCCGCGTCCCAGCCCTTGACGCAATTATTGAGCTTGGGGTTGGCGCTGATATAATCGTCCCCGACCAGTAGCCGCGCCTCGCGCTCCGGATGCTGTGCGATCAGTCGCTCCACGAGCGGAATGATCGGATCGCTCGGCGACTGGACGCAGAAGATGATCTCATAGGAT
It includes:
- a CDS encoding ceramide glucosyltransferase, whose translation is MILAYICAGWCAFILVMNFASMWLMGRKCRARPRNMPAPPHAPPVSIVRPLRGLEPYSEETLGATFDLDYPSYEIIFCVQSPSDPIIPLVERLIAQHPEREARLLVGDDYISANPKLNNCVKGWDAAQYDYIILADSNALPPSDYVQTMLAAFEPDTAMTVSMPIGSRPQGFWAMVECAILNTFQARWQYGAEAIGAGFAQGKNMMWRREVLDRAGGIRALGAEIAEDAASTKVIRAQNMKVRLVDMPFEQPLGKRTAQEVYSRHVRWARLRRVTFPAHYAPEFMNGSFVAIVLGAYAALQFGGDAAAVALTAAAIMGALHGGELWLARVCGFPLDWRKPFALVMRDLLLPVMFVDALLFDDFVWHGNEMTVREVEDTAS